The Bacteroidales bacterium genome includes a window with the following:
- a CDS encoding CDP-diacylglycerol--serine O-phosphatidyltransferase — MNQLKKNIPNTLTLLSLTGGMLSIIFAFHTELMGYAPFIILLCALFDFLDGLTARWLGAYSDIGKELDSLADVVSFGVAPGIL, encoded by the coding sequence ATGAACCAGCTGAAAAAAAACATTCCCAACACTTTAACCCTGCTTAGCCTGACAGGAGGAATGCTGTCGATCATTTTTGCATTCCATACTGAGCTGATGGGGTACGCTCCCTTCATTATTCTGCTCTGTGCCCTTTTTGATTTTCTCGACGGACTAACCGCCAGGTGGCTTGGCGCATACTCCGACATCGGAAAAGAACTCGATAGCCTGGCCGATGTGGTCAGCTTCGGAGTTGCCCCGGGCATACTTAT